The Pantoea sp. At-9b genome includes a window with the following:
- the flgA gene encoding flagellar basal body P-ring formation chaperone FlgA, which translates to MRRFPTLLAPLLLALSLPGQAADLTAQLTQFFKARDPQHAAGMTVQVRTPQAQWPDCAAPQFVLPGNSRQWGNMSIATNCGQNRRYIQVQVQVTGLYLVANHQLMRGSNVTASDFRLQSGRLDTLPARTLFSADSVADAIAMRDITPGQPVTATMVRLPWRVKAGQNVIVVASGNGFDASSEGQALNNATTAQMVRVRMGNGQVVSGRVGEDGNILISL; encoded by the coding sequence ATGCGCAGATTTCCAACCTTACTGGCCCCACTTTTGCTGGCCCTGTCTTTGCCTGGCCAGGCTGCGGATCTCACCGCGCAGCTGACACAATTTTTTAAAGCGCGCGATCCGCAACATGCGGCGGGGATGACCGTGCAGGTGCGTACACCGCAGGCACAGTGGCCAGACTGCGCTGCGCCGCAATTTGTGTTGCCCGGCAACAGCCGCCAGTGGGGTAACATGAGCATTGCCACCAATTGCGGGCAGAATCGCCGATATATCCAGGTGCAAGTGCAGGTCACGGGGCTTTATCTGGTGGCAAATCATCAGTTGATGCGTGGCAGTAACGTCACTGCCAGCGATTTTCGTTTACAATCCGGGCGGCTGGATACGTTGCCCGCGCGGACTTTATTCAGCGCGGACAGCGTGGCCGATGCCATCGCGATGCGCGATATCACCCCCGGGCAGCCGGTAACCGCCACCATGGTGCGTCTGCCATGGCGAGTCAAAGCGGGACAAAATGTGATTGTGGTTGCCAGCGGCAACGGTTTTGATGCCAGCAGCGAAGGGCAGGCACTGAATAATGCCACCACCGCGCAAATGGTCAGAGTACGGATGGGCAATGGTCAGGTGGTCAGCGGCCGGGTCGGCGAGGATGGGAATATTCTTATATCGCTATAA
- the flgB gene encoding flagellar basal body rod protein FlgB: MLDKLDAALRFGTEALNLRAERQEILASNIANADTPGYQARDIDFASQLSKVMENGRSEGSSLALNVTSARHIEAQTNSQPSMDLLYRIPDQPAADGNTVDMDRERTQFADNSLKYQTDLTLISSQIKGMMSVLQGQ; the protein is encoded by the coding sequence ATGCTCGACAAACTCGATGCCGCGCTGCGATTTGGTACAGAAGCCCTCAACTTGCGAGCGGAGCGTCAGGAGATCCTGGCATCCAATATTGCCAACGCCGATACCCCGGGCTACCAGGCTCGGGATATCGACTTTGCCAGCCAGCTCAGCAAGGTGATGGAAAACGGTCGCTCCGAGGGCAGCAGTCTGGCACTCAACGTGACGTCTGCTCGCCACATTGAGGCGCAGACCAATTCACAGCCGTCGATGGATCTGCTGTACCGCATTCCCGATCAGCCTGCCGCGGATGGCAACACCGTGGATATGGACCGGGAACGTACGCAGTTCGCTGATAACAGCCTGAAATATCAAACCGATCTCACCCTGATCAGTAGCCAGATCAAGGGCATGATGAGTGTTCTGCAGGGGCAATAA
- the flgC gene encoding flagellar basal body rod protein FlgC, with protein MALLNIFDIAGSAMTAQSQRLNVSASNLANADSVTGPDGQPYVAKQVVFQTDAAPGMATGGVKVAGVVDDPSPAKLVYDPGNPMADQKGYVKMPNVDVVAETVNTMSASRSYQANVEVLNTVKSMMMKTLTMGQ; from the coding sequence ATGGCATTGCTAAATATCTTTGATATCGCCGGGTCGGCCATGACAGCGCAATCGCAGCGCCTCAACGTCAGCGCCAGTAACCTGGCAAACGCCGACAGCGTCACCGGACCGGATGGTCAGCCGTATGTGGCGAAACAGGTGGTGTTCCAGACCGATGCCGCACCGGGTATGGCGACCGGTGGCGTCAAGGTGGCGGGGGTGGTGGACGATCCTTCACCAGCCAAACTGGTGTACGACCCGGGCAATCCCATGGCCGACCAGAAAGGTTACGTCAAGATGCCCAATGTGGACGTGGTGGCAGAGACCGTGAACACCATGTCGGCCTCACGCAGTTACCAGGCCAACGTTGAGGTCCTGAACACCGTGAAATCAATGATGATGAAAACGCTGACCATGGGTCAGTAA
- the flgD gene encoding flagellar hook assembly protein FlgD, with protein MGIAVGVNENLDPTVLSSSSSSSTGNSAEDLQNQFLTMLVTQLQNQDPTNPMDNSQLTTQLAQINTLSGIEKLNTTLGSISGQISTSQNLQSTTLIGHGVMVDGSQILVGSGTTTPFGVELTTASTSTTATIKDSTGATVRTIDLGALSSGVHTFSWDGTLTDGSTAPDGKYTVSIAASNGSTQLVAQPLNYAYVSGVSTTDDTSTLDLGTMGTATLDEVRQIL; from the coding sequence ATGGGTATCGCGGTAGGCGTTAACGAAAACCTGGACCCCACGGTCCTCAGTTCTTCCAGCAGTAGCAGCACCGGCAACAGTGCTGAAGACTTACAAAACCAGTTTCTGACCATGCTGGTGACGCAGTTGCAGAACCAGGACCCGACTAACCCGATGGATAACAGCCAGCTCACCACGCAGTTGGCACAAATCAACACCCTGAGTGGCATTGAAAAACTCAATACCACTCTGGGATCGATCTCCGGACAAATCAGCACCAGCCAGAACCTGCAAAGTACCACGCTCATTGGTCATGGCGTGATGGTGGATGGCAGCCAGATCCTTGTAGGCAGCGGCACGACGACGCCATTTGGTGTGGAACTGACCACTGCGTCAACGTCCACTACCGCCACCATCAAAGATTCAACCGGTGCCACCGTGCGCACCATTGACCTCGGTGCACTGTCGTCAGGCGTCCATACCTTCTCGTGGGATGGCACGCTGACCGACGGCTCAACGGCACCGGATGGCAAATATACCGTTTCGATTGCCGCCAGCAATGGCAGCACCCAACTGGTGGCTCAGCCGCTGAATTACGCCTACGTCAGTGGCGTCAGTACAACGGATGACACCTCGACACTGGACCTCGGCACCATGGGCACCGCGACCCTTGATGAAGTACGTCAGATTCTCTAA
- the flgE gene encoding flagellar hook protein FlgE — MSFSQAVSGLSAASSNLDVIGNNIANSATAGFKSSTIAFADLFAGSDVGLGTKVAAVIQNFNDGTTTTTSRGLDVALSGNGFFRMTDSSGAVYYSRNGQFTLDENRNLVNTQGLYVTGYPASGSPATIQTGANPVALSIPTTQMSAKATTTATQVANLNSTSDIPSVTTFDSSNVDSYNAKSTMTVYDSQGNDHTLDMYYVKTGDNAWTVHAVDSTTGASAGDFDLTFDSSGNLTSVGGVTGATTVALSIDGTNGAAAGQSITLNMQGSLQQNTGTTTFGNPTQDGYAPGDLTTYTINDDGTITGTYSNQQTQLLGQIVLASFSNPEGLQSEGDNVWSATSSSGQAAIGTAGTGTFGSLTAGALEASNVDLSQELVNMIVAQRNYQANAQTIKTQDQILNTLVNLR, encoded by the coding sequence ATGTCTTTTTCCCAAGCGGTGAGCGGCCTGAGTGCTGCTTCAAGCAACCTTGATGTCATTGGCAACAACATCGCCAACTCCGCGACAGCGGGTTTTAAATCCAGCACCATCGCCTTTGCCGACCTGTTCGCCGGTTCTGACGTGGGCCTGGGCACCAAAGTTGCCGCAGTGATCCAGAACTTTAACGACGGCACCACCACCACCACCAGCCGTGGCCTGGACGTGGCGTTGAGTGGCAACGGTTTCTTCCGTATGACCGACAGCAGCGGCGCGGTGTACTACTCGCGTAACGGCCAGTTCACGCTGGATGAAAACCGTAACCTGGTCAACACCCAAGGGCTGTATGTGACCGGCTATCCGGCAAGTGGTTCACCGGCCACCATCCAGACCGGTGCGAACCCGGTAGCGCTGAGCATCCCGACCACTCAGATGTCAGCGAAAGCGACGACTACCGCTACTCAGGTCGCCAACCTCAACTCCACCAGTGATATCCCGAGTGTGACCACGTTTGATTCATCGAACGTTGACAGCTACAACGCCAAAAGCACCATGACGGTGTATGACTCACAGGGTAACGATCACACTCTGGACATGTACTACGTCAAAACCGGTGATAACGCCTGGACCGTCCACGCTGTCGATTCCACCACGGGCGCGTCTGCCGGTGATTTCGACCTGACCTTTGACAGCAGCGGCAACCTGACCAGCGTCGGCGGTGTCACCGGTGCAACCACCGTGGCACTGAGCATCGACGGCACCAACGGTGCAGCGGCAGGCCAGTCCATCACCCTGAACATGCAGGGCAGCCTGCAACAGAACACCGGCACCACCACCTTCGGTAACCCGACTCAGGATGGCTATGCGCCGGGCGATCTGACCACCTACACCATCAACGACGACGGCACCATCACCGGTACGTACTCCAACCAGCAAACTCAGCTGCTGGGACAGATCGTTCTGGCGAGCTTCTCTAACCCGGAAGGGTTGCAGTCCGAAGGTGACAACGTGTGGAGCGCCACCAGTTCTTCTGGCCAGGCGGCGATCGGCACTGCAGGTACCGGGACGTTCGGCTCGCTGACTGCCGGCGCGCTGGAAGCCTCCAACGTGGATTTGAGCCAGGAACTGGTCAACATGATCGTCGCGCAGCGCAACTATCAGGCGAACGCGCAGACCATCAAAACCCAGGACCAGATCCTCAACACCCTGGTCAACTTACGTTAA
- a CDS encoding flagellar basal body rod protein FlgF, protein MDHAIYTAMGAASQTLEQQSVTASNLANASTPGFRAQLEAYRAVPVNGWSLPTRTLVTASTPGADMSAGAMDNTGRALDVAVGQDGWLAVRTADGSEAYTRNGNIQISSTGILTIQGNPVMGDGGPIAVPQGAELTIAADGSITSRNPGDAPNATVQIGRLKLVKATGQELQRSDDGMFRPTAQTQATRGAALAQDVNVQVSPGVLEGSNVKPVETMVDMIANARRFEMQMKVISNVDENEQKANQLLNMSS, encoded by the coding sequence ATGGATCACGCGATATATACCGCGATGGGGGCCGCCAGCCAGACGCTGGAGCAGCAGTCCGTCACGGCCAGCAACCTCGCCAACGCCTCCACGCCGGGTTTTCGTGCCCAACTGGAAGCGTACCGCGCGGTGCCGGTCAATGGCTGGTCGCTGCCGACACGCACGCTGGTGACGGCGTCTACGCCAGGGGCCGATATGAGTGCAGGAGCGATGGACAACACCGGTCGTGCGCTCGACGTGGCGGTGGGGCAGGACGGCTGGCTGGCGGTACGCACCGCTGACGGCAGCGAGGCTTACACCCGCAACGGTAACATTCAAATCAGCTCCACCGGCATCCTGACAATCCAGGGCAATCCCGTGATGGGCGATGGCGGGCCGATTGCCGTGCCACAAGGCGCAGAACTGACCATTGCAGCGGATGGCTCTATCACCTCGCGTAACCCCGGTGATGCCCCCAACGCCACGGTACAGATTGGTCGTCTGAAGCTGGTTAAGGCCACCGGCCAGGAGCTGCAACGTAGTGACGACGGGATGTTCCGCCCCACAGCACAAACCCAGGCCACCCGAGGCGCAGCGCTGGCGCAAGACGTCAACGTGCAAGTGTCGCCGGGGGTGCTGGAGGGCAGTAACGTTAAACCCGTGGAAACCATGGTCGATATGATCGCCAACGCCCGACGTTTTGAGATGCAGATGAAGGTGATCTCAAACGTCGATGAAAACGAACAAAAAGCCAACCAGTTGCTCAACATGAGCAGCTAA
- the flgG gene encoding flagellar basal-body rod protein FlgG, whose translation MIRSLWIAKTGLDAQQTNMDVIANNLANVSTNGFKRSRAVFEDLMYQTVRQPGTQSSEQTTLPSGMQIGTGVRPVTTERLHTQGNLSQTSNSKDLAINGQGYFEVQMPDGTSAYTRDGSFQVDQNGQLVTNSGYTVQPGITIPANATSITVSRDGIVSVTQQGQTNPTQVGQLTLSTFMNDAGLDSLGENLYQETQASGAATQSTPGQNGAGLLYQGYVETSNVNVAEELVSMIQTQRAYEINSKAVSTSDQMLAKLTQL comes from the coding sequence ATGATTCGTTCCTTATGGATTGCGAAAACCGGTCTTGATGCCCAGCAAACCAACATGGACGTCATCGCTAACAACCTGGCGAACGTCAGCACCAACGGTTTTAAGCGTTCGCGTGCGGTATTTGAAGACCTGATGTATCAAACCGTGCGTCAGCCGGGCACGCAGTCATCCGAGCAAACCACCTTACCGTCTGGCATGCAGATCGGTACCGGTGTGCGTCCGGTGACCACTGAACGTCTGCACACCCAGGGCAACCTGTCGCAGACCAGCAACTCAAAAGATCTGGCGATTAACGGCCAGGGATATTTTGAAGTGCAGATGCCGGATGGCACGTCAGCGTATACCCGCGATGGCTCATTCCAGGTGGATCAGAATGGTCAGTTGGTGACCAACTCCGGCTATACCGTGCAGCCGGGTATCACCATTCCTGCCAACGCCACCAGTATCACCGTATCGCGCGATGGCATCGTCAGCGTGACACAGCAGGGCCAGACCAACCCGACGCAGGTCGGCCAGTTGACGCTCAGTACCTTTATGAATGATGCCGGTCTCGACAGCCTGGGTGAAAACCTCTACCAGGAAACCCAGGCATCCGGTGCGGCGACGCAAAGCACGCCGGGGCAGAACGGTGCGGGCCTGTTGTATCAAGGTTATGTGGAAACCTCGAACGTCAACGTGGCGGAAGAGCTGGTCTCCATGATCCAGACGCAGCGCGCTTATGAGATCAACAGTAAAGCGGTCAGCACCTCCGATCAGATGTTAGCGAAGTTAACCCAGTTATAA
- a CDS encoding flagellar basal body L-ring protein FlgH, translating to MAKQVILKPGHWLVALSLLTLNGCALIPRTPLVQGSTTAEPTPSAPPVVNGSIFQGVAPLNYGYQPLFEDRRPRNIGDTLTITLQENVSASKSSSANASRDGSGSFGLTTVPTGLNGLVGASGEKVGLDGEGKNDFTGKGGATANNTFTGTITVTVNQVLSNGNLRVVGEKQIEINQGTEFIRFSGVVNPRTISASNAVLSTAVADARIEYVGNGYINEAQTMGWFQRFFLNVSPM from the coding sequence GTGGCGAAGCAAGTGATTCTCAAGCCTGGTCATTGGTTGGTAGCGTTATCGCTGCTGACCCTCAACGGTTGTGCGTTAATCCCGCGCACGCCTCTGGTACAAGGTTCGACAACGGCTGAGCCAACGCCTTCTGCGCCACCCGTGGTCAATGGTTCCATTTTTCAGGGCGTTGCACCGCTCAACTACGGCTATCAGCCGCTGTTTGAGGACCGCCGTCCACGCAACATTGGCGATACCCTGACCATTACCTTGCAGGAAAACGTCAGCGCCAGCAAAAGCTCGTCTGCCAATGCCAGTCGTGATGGCAGTGGAAGCTTTGGTCTGACGACCGTCCCAACCGGCCTGAATGGTCTGGTCGGTGCGAGTGGTGAGAAAGTGGGTCTTGATGGCGAAGGCAAAAACGACTTTACCGGCAAAGGCGGCGCCACCGCTAACAACACCTTTACCGGCACCATCACCGTTACCGTTAACCAGGTGCTGTCCAACGGTAACCTGCGCGTGGTGGGTGAGAAACAGATCGAGATTAATCAGGGAACCGAATTTATTCGTTTCTCCGGTGTGGTTAACCCCCGCACCATCAGCGCCAGTAACGCGGTGCTGTCAACAGCAGTGGCCGATGCACGTATTGAGTATGTCGGTAATGGTTATATCAATGAGGCGCAGACGATGGGCTGGTTCCAGCGTTTCTTCCTGAACGTTTCGCCGATGTAA
- a CDS encoding flagellar basal body P-ring protein FlgI, with protein MKMNTLLRLTLSLLLGFSLIAHADRIRDLTTVQGVRDNQLIGYGLVVGLDGTGDQTTQTPFTTQTVSNMLSQLGITVPSGTNMQLKNVAAVMVTAKLPAFARQGQNIDVVVSSLGNAKSLRGGTLLMTPMKGVDNQVYALAQGNILVGGAGAAAGGSSVQVNQLNGGRITDGATVERELQSNFGSQNTINLQLNNEDFTMAQRIADAINRGGYGYAQPLDARTVQIRVSPNNSSQVRVLSDIQNLDVSVPLEDAKVIINSRTGSVVMNREVTLSTCAVAQGNLSVTVNQQQNVNQPNTPFAGGQTVTTNQTQIDMRQSGGALQHVNASANLNNVVRALNALGATPIDLMSILQSMQSAGCLRAKLEII; from the coding sequence ATGAAAATGAACACTCTGCTGCGTCTGACGCTGAGCTTGCTGCTTGGATTCAGCCTAATCGCCCATGCTGACCGCATCCGCGATCTGACCACCGTACAGGGCGTGCGCGACAACCAGTTGATTGGTTACGGTTTGGTGGTGGGTCTGGACGGTACGGGTGACCAGACCACGCAAACACCGTTTACCACGCAAACCGTCAGCAACATGCTGTCGCAGCTGGGGATCACCGTACCTTCCGGCACCAATATGCAGCTGAAAAACGTGGCGGCGGTCATGGTCACAGCGAAACTGCCGGCCTTCGCCCGTCAGGGACAGAACATTGATGTGGTGGTGTCGTCGCTGGGTAACGCGAAAAGCCTGCGCGGCGGTACGTTGCTGATGACGCCGATGAAAGGCGTGGATAACCAGGTGTATGCGCTGGCGCAAGGTAACATCCTGGTGGGGGGCGCGGGTGCCGCGGCCGGTGGCAGCAGCGTACAGGTTAACCAGCTGAACGGTGGTCGCATTACTGATGGTGCGACGGTGGAACGTGAGCTGCAAAGCAACTTCGGCAGCCAGAACACCATCAACCTGCAACTCAACAATGAAGATTTCACCATGGCACAGCGGATTGCGGATGCCATCAATCGCGGCGGCTATGGTTACGCTCAGCCGCTGGATGCGCGTACCGTGCAGATTCGGGTGTCGCCGAACAACAGTTCTCAGGTCCGCGTCCTGTCGGACATCCAGAATCTTGACGTTTCCGTACCGCTGGAAGACGCCAAAGTGATCATCAACTCACGTACCGGTTCGGTGGTGATGAACCGCGAAGTGACGCTGAGCACCTGTGCGGTCGCGCAGGGCAACCTGTCGGTCACGGTCAATCAGCAGCAGAACGTCAATCAGCCGAATACGCCGTTCGCCGGTGGTCAAACGGTGACGACCAATCAGACGCAGATTGATATGCGCCAGAGTGGCGGTGCGCTGCAACACGTCAACGCCAGTGCCAATCTCAATAATGTGGTGCGCGCGCTGAATGCGCTGGGTGCAACACCGATTGATCTGATGTCGATTCTGCAATCGATGCAGAGTGCGGGCTGTCTGCGCGCCAAACTGGAAATTATCTGA
- the flgJ gene encoding flagellar assembly peptidoglycan hydrolase FlgJ — MSDTQSLMNAAYDSRSLNDLKREASQDPKGKALQVAKQVEGMFVQMMLKSMREALPKDGLLSNDQTRLFTSMYDQQIAQEMGKRGLGLADTIVKQMQPAQEPDERAGTVPMKLDNSFIYSSMAPVQLEQMVRKAMPRLPVSPGSLSGDSSDFIAQLAQPAKVASDESGIPHHLILAQAALESGWGQRQILTRDGKPSYNVFGIKASGDWKGETTDIMTTEYEHGEAKKVRATFRVYGSYLEALTDYVKLLSNNPRYAAVANAQTAEQGAQALQAAGYATDPRYAQKLVGMIQQFKNMGEKVVKAYSQDLTDLF, encoded by the coding sequence ATGAGTGATACGCAATCGCTGATGAATGCGGCTTATGACAGCCGCTCGCTCAATGACCTGAAACGCGAAGCCAGTCAGGACCCGAAAGGTAAAGCCTTACAGGTGGCGAAGCAGGTTGAGGGGATGTTCGTCCAGATGATGCTGAAAAGCATGCGTGAAGCGTTGCCGAAAGATGGCCTGCTCAGCAACGACCAGACGCGGCTTTTCACCTCGATGTACGATCAGCAGATTGCGCAGGAGATGGGCAAACGTGGCCTTGGGCTGGCGGACACTATCGTCAAACAGATGCAACCCGCCCAGGAGCCCGATGAACGTGCGGGCACTGTCCCGATGAAGCTGGATAACAGCTTTATTTACAGCAGCATGGCGCCGGTTCAGCTGGAGCAAATGGTGCGCAAAGCGATGCCACGACTGCCGGTATCACCCGGCAGTTTGTCCGGCGACAGCAGCGACTTTATTGCTCAGCTAGCGCAACCCGCCAAAGTCGCGAGTGACGAAAGCGGCATTCCGCACCATCTGATTCTGGCGCAGGCCGCGTTGGAATCCGGTTGGGGGCAGCGCCAGATTCTGACGCGCGACGGCAAGCCGAGTTACAACGTGTTCGGTATCAAGGCCAGCGGTGACTGGAAAGGTGAAACCACCGACATCATGACCACCGAATATGAACACGGCGAAGCGAAAAAAGTCCGCGCCACTTTCCGTGTGTACGGCTCCTATCTGGAGGCGCTGACGGATTACGTCAAACTCCTGTCGAACAACCCGCGTTACGCCGCCGTGGCTAATGCCCAGACGGCGGAGCAGGGCGCGCAGGCGTTACAAGCTGCCGGTTATGCGACAGATCCACGCTATGCGCAGAAACTGGTAGGAATGATCCAGCAATTCAAGAACATGGGTGAAAAAGTCGTGAAGGCGTATAGCCAGGATTTGACCGATTTGTTCTGA
- the flgK gene encoding flagellar hook-associated protein FlgK — protein sequence MSSIINSAMSGLSAAQAALSTTSNNISNYTVAGYTRQTTILGQANSTLSGNSYYGNGVTVTGVQREYDEFITAQLRSASATYNAQNTQYSQISNIDDLLSTSTTSLSTSIQDFFTNVQNVVSNADDPSARQSMLSNAQGLVNQFQTTAQYLTNMQTSVNTDITSSVDQINTYTSQIANLNTQIAKLTTGDGTAPNDLLDQRDQLVSSLNDIVGVTVSQQDGSYIVSMGSTTLVNGSKTTSLVAMPSSSDPSRITVGYVDKQAGNVEIAEKTLTTGSLGGLLAFRTQDLDTAQNQLGQLAAAFATSFNTIHKEGYDSNGDQGTDFFNIGSPEVLSNTKNTSSTTLSAEWTDTSALKASNYTVSYDGTNWSVTRQSDNVSVTATQGTDADGNTTLSFDGLQLTVSGTPAAKDSFLVKPVQNVIGDMSVAITDESQIAAAGAVDGASDNTNAQKLLDLQDSKLVNGNATLAEAYASIVSTVGNKTSTLETTSTTQESVVSQLSDRQQSISGVNLDEEYANLTKYQQYYTANAQVLQTASTIFNALIDSLG from the coding sequence ATGTCCAGTATAATCAACTCAGCGATGAGCGGGCTGAGCGCCGCACAGGCCGCATTAAGCACCACCAGTAACAACATCAGCAACTATACCGTGGCGGGCTACACGCGCCAGACAACTATCCTCGGGCAGGCTAACAGCACGCTGAGCGGGAACAGCTACTACGGTAATGGGGTGACGGTGACGGGTGTGCAGCGTGAATATGATGAGTTCATCACTGCGCAGTTACGCAGTGCCAGTGCGACGTATAATGCGCAAAATACCCAATATTCTCAGATCTCAAATATTGACGATCTGTTATCGACCTCGACCACCAGCCTGTCAACGTCGATTCAGGACTTCTTCACCAACGTACAAAACGTGGTCAGTAACGCCGACGATCCGTCAGCGCGTCAGTCAATGCTGAGTAATGCCCAGGGATTGGTCAACCAGTTCCAGACAACAGCACAATATCTGACCAATATGCAGACCAGCGTCAACACCGATATCACCTCCAGCGTTGACCAGATCAATACCTATACCAGCCAGATTGCCAACCTGAACACCCAGATTGCCAAACTGACCACCGGAGATGGCACGGCGCCGAATGACCTGCTGGATCAGCGTGATCAACTGGTGAGCAGCCTGAATGATATCGTCGGTGTCACGGTGTCGCAGCAGGATGGCAGCTATATCGTTTCAATGGGCAGCACCACGCTGGTCAATGGCAGTAAAACCACTTCGCTGGTGGCGATGCCTTCCAGCAGTGACCCTTCACGTATCACCGTCGGTTATGTTGATAAGCAGGCGGGTAACGTAGAAATTGCTGAGAAAACCCTGACAACCGGTTCGTTGGGTGGTCTGCTGGCGTTCCGTACCCAGGATCTGGACACCGCTCAGAACCAGCTCGGTCAGCTTGCCGCTGCCTTTGCCACCAGCTTCAATACCATCCATAAAGAAGGGTATGACAGCAACGGTGATCAGGGCACTGATTTCTTTAACATCGGCAGCCCGGAAGTCCTGAGCAACACCAAGAATACCTCCAGCACGACGCTGTCCGCTGAATGGACCGACACCAGCGCGCTGAAAGCCTCAAACTACACCGTCAGCTACGACGGCACCAACTGGTCGGTTACCCGTCAGTCGGACAACGTTAGCGTGACGGCGACGCAGGGAACTGATGCCGATGGTAACACCACGCTGAGCTTTGATGGTCTTCAGTTAACCGTAAGTGGTACGCCTGCGGCGAAAGACAGCTTCCTGGTAAAACCGGTGCAGAACGTGATTGGTGATATGTCAGTGGCGATCACTGATGAGTCACAGATTGCGGCGGCAGGTGCGGTGGATGGTGCCAGCGATAATACCAATGCGCAAAAACTGCTGGATTTGCAGGACAGCAAACTGGTGAACGGTAACGCCACCTTGGCCGAGGCGTATGCCAGCATCGTCAGTACGGTGGGTAACAAAACCAGTACGCTGGAAACCACCAGTACCACTCAGGAAAGTGTGGTGAGTCAGTTAAGTGACCGTCAGCAGTCAATTTCGGGCGTCAACCTCGATGAAGAGTACGCCAACCTGACCAAATATCAGCAATATTACACGGCTAACGCGCAGGTGCTGCAAACCGCCAGCACCATTTTCAACGCGTTGATCGATAGCCTCGGCTAA
- the flgL gene encoding flagellar hook-associated protein FlgL: MRLSTNMIFNQQVRGITDSQASWLKVGEQLSSGRRVTNPSDDPIAASRAVVLSQTQAKSAQYATARSFANQSLSMEENTLSSVTSSIQDAQTLIVQGSTGTLSDDDRASIATSLEGIRSQLLGLANSKDGNGNYIFAGYQTDTEPFTDDGTGVTYVGGSNPITQKVDDSRTMSVGDTGTSVFMSITSNAKAEPDGSASETNLFNMLDSAIAALKVPQDNADDATKQTFQDAMDKTNRGLSNSLNNVLSVRSAVGSKMSELDTLDAQGDDRDTIMASQMSDLVDVDYTSAISSYTMQQTALQASYTVFTQMSKMSLFQMNS; this comes from the coding sequence ATGCGTCTTAGTACCAATATGATTTTTAACCAGCAGGTGCGCGGTATCACGGATTCGCAAGCTTCCTGGCTCAAAGTCGGTGAACAGCTTTCCAGCGGTCGCCGCGTGACTAACCCTTCTGATGACCCGATTGCGGCCTCGCGCGCTGTGGTGTTGTCGCAGACTCAGGCCAAAAGCGCCCAGTACGCCACCGCGCGTAGCTTTGCCAACCAGAGTCTGTCAATGGAAGAAAATACGCTTTCCAGCGTCACCAGCAGCATTCAGGATGCGCAGACCCTAATTGTTCAGGGTTCAACCGGTACGTTGAGTGATGATGACCGGGCTTCGATCGCCACGTCACTGGAAGGTATCCGCTCGCAATTGCTGGGCCTGGCTAACAGTAAAGACGGTAACGGCAACTATATTTTTGCCGGCTATCAAACCGATACCGAGCCATTCACTGATGATGGCACTGGCGTGACCTATGTCGGCGGTAGCAATCCGATTACGCAAAAAGTGGATGACAGCCGCACCATGTCGGTCGGCGACACCGGCACCTCGGTGTTTATGTCAATTACCAGCAATGCCAAAGCAGAGCCGGACGGTAGCGCCAGTGAAACTAACCTGTTCAATATGCTCGACAGTGCGATTGCCGCGTTGAAAGTGCCACAGGACAACGCTGACGATGCCACCAAACAAACCTTCCAGGATGCGATGGATAAGACCAACCGCGGTTTGAGCAACTCACTGAACAACGTGCTGAGCGTGCGTTCTGCGGTAGGCTCAAAGATGTCTGAGCTGGACACGCTGGATGCGCAGGGTGATGACCGCGATACCATTATGGCGTCACAAATGAGTGACCTGGTGGATGTGGATTACACCTCGGCAATCTCCAGCTACACCATGCAGCAGACGGCGTTGCAAGCCTCGTATACGGTCTTTACCCAGATGTCGAAGATGTCACTGTTCCAGATGAATTCGTAA